The Thunnus thynnus chromosome 22, fThuThy2.1, whole genome shotgun sequence genome includes a window with the following:
- the LOC137174308 gene encoding programmed cell death 1 ligand 1-like, which produces MICRILLLISLTSCVCGTFVVKVTQTSYQAEENDNITLEWMFTTKPDSSSTSLNIFCELLTDVKPLILYHVHEGVESPESQDGQFAGRVQCDKDALREGRIRLHVSRLRTDDSGLYLCEVKTDYGESFGRCRLKVTAAVDQPKHQKPAVRPQPESWRRIVLYIGLTTAAAAVVLVVCAGLCFAFRFCFTKSSDETENIYVAV; this is translated from the exons ATGATCTGCAGGATCCTTCTGCTCATCAGCCTGACCTcctgtgtctgtg GAACATTTGTAGTGAAAGTGACACAGACCTCCTATCAGGCAGAGGAGAACGACAACATCACACTggaatggatgtttacaaccaaACCTGACAGTTCCTCCACCTCACTTAACATCTTCTGTGAACTGTTAACTGATGTTAAACCCTTGATCCTGTATCATGTACATGAGGGTGTTGAGTCTCCAGAGTCTCAGGATGGACAGTTTGCAGGACGAGTTCAGTGTGACAAAGACGCCCTCAGAGAAGGACgaatcagacttcatgtgtccagACTCAGGACTGATGACTCGGGTCTGTACCtgtgtgaagtgaaaacagattATGGTGAAAGCTTTGGCAGATGTCGACTCAAAGTCACTG cagctgttgatCAGCCCAAACATCAGAAACCTGCTGTGAGACCACAACCAGAGAGTTGGAGAAGGATCGTCCTCTACATTGGactgacaacagcagcagcagcagttgtaCTTGTTGTCTGTGCTGGACTCTGCTTTGCCTTCAGATTTTGTTTTACTAAATCTTCTgatgagacagaaaacatctATGTAGCAGTATAG